In one Mucilaginibacter ginsenosidivorax genomic region, the following are encoded:
- a CDS encoding SDR family NAD(P)-dependent oxidoreductase: protein MDNKKVWFITGASKGFGLSLVKQLLDAGQLVAATSRNRQELLAAVGSNSSDFLPLQVDLVNESSVSLALQHTHETFGRIDVVINNAGYGIGGAIEELTDAETRTAFDVNVFATLNVIRLVMPYLRKQRSGHIINIASIAGITGGAGWAVYAAAKSAVIGLSEVLALDVKSLGIKVTVVAPGAFRTSFLTADSLTVTQNPIAEYEDVRLSHCKYLSMNGQQAGDPEKAAASIINVVYEENPPLRLLLGGDAYNRALTKLDGLYKEIHEWENTTCATDF, encoded by the coding sequence ATGGACAACAAAAAAGTATGGTTTATCACTGGGGCCTCCAAAGGTTTTGGGCTTAGTTTAGTAAAACAATTACTGGATGCTGGCCAGCTTGTTGCTGCCACTTCCAGGAACCGGCAGGAGCTTCTAGCCGCAGTTGGTTCAAACAGTTCTGATTTTTTACCTCTCCAGGTCGATCTGGTTAACGAGAGCAGCGTATCCCTGGCACTACAGCATACTCATGAAACATTTGGCCGGATAGATGTAGTTATCAACAACGCCGGCTATGGCATTGGCGGTGCTATTGAGGAACTTACGGATGCCGAAACCCGCACAGCCTTTGATGTAAATGTATTTGCTACCCTAAATGTAATCAGGCTGGTGATGCCTTACCTGCGTAAGCAGCGTTCGGGGCATATAATTAATATCGCGTCAATAGCGGGCATTACAGGCGGCGCCGGCTGGGCGGTATATGCTGCAGCCAAATCGGCAGTAATTGGCCTGTCGGAAGTATTGGCTCTGGATGTTAAATCACTGGGTATTAAAGTTACCGTAGTAGCTCCGGGCGCTTTCAGGACCAGCTTCCTTACAGCCGATTCATTAACAGTTACCCAAAATCCCATTGCCGAATATGAAGATGTGAGGCTTTCGCACTGCAAATACCTGAGCATGAATGGCCAGCAGGCCGGCGACCCTGAAAAGGCCGCTGCAAGTATCATCAACGTGGTTTATGAAGAAAACCCGCCGCTCCGTTTGCTATTAGGTGGCGATGCTTATAACCGGGCCCTAACAAAACTGGACGGCTTGTATAAAGAAATCCACGAATGGGAAAACACTACCTGCGCCACTGATTTTTAA
- a CDS encoding Atu4866 domain-containing protein: protein MERINKLNWFLTTKNNEHIGVWVTKDGYIRHEFLPNGRYDETRGDIKSAYTGYYNRLGNHVEYLDDTGFVAEGDFKDGVFYHAGMVLYKESA from the coding sequence ATGGAAAGAATTAACAAACTCAACTGGTTTTTAACAACAAAAAATAACGAGCATATAGGCGTTTGGGTAACCAAAGACGGTTATATACGTCATGAATTTTTACCAAACGGCCGTTATGATGAAACACGCGGCGATATAAAAAGCGCCTATACCGGTTATTATAACAGGTTAGGCAACCACGTTGAATACCTGGACGATACCGGCTTTGTAGCCGAAGGCGATTTTAAAGACGGCGTTTTTTACCACGCAGGTATGGTATTATATAAAGAGAGTGCCTGA
- a CDS encoding helix-turn-helix domain-containing protein translates to MTTETLEDFYKNKFDWLPNNLQQNIGHFNVFKIEDCIGPNAKPVTYSRRSFYKISLMRGENIIHYADKSITLSGTSLMFFSPLVPYTFEHMSDDRTGFFCIFTEEFFVERFRNGLSELPMFGLNAKPVYQLDRAQDEYVTGLFRKMMDEIGSEYAFKYELIRNYVTELCYYALKTQPSENVYKHADAKSRITSVFTELLERQFPIETPSQRFALRSANDFAQRLSVHVNHLNRAIRETTGKTTTDHIADRLLSEAKSLLRHTNWNISEIGYCLGFEEPTHFNNFFKKQTQVTPSRFRNV, encoded by the coding sequence ATGACTACCGAAACACTTGAAGACTTTTACAAAAACAAATTCGACTGGCTGCCCAATAACCTGCAGCAAAACATAGGTCATTTTAATGTTTTTAAAATTGAGGATTGTATTGGCCCCAACGCCAAACCGGTTACCTATAGTCGCCGCAGCTTTTATAAAATAAGCCTGATGCGGGGCGAAAACATCATCCATTATGCCGATAAAAGCATCACGCTGTCAGGCACTTCGCTCATGTTTTTTAGCCCGCTTGTACCCTATACCTTTGAGCACATGAGCGACGACCGTACGGGCTTTTTCTGCATTTTTACCGAAGAGTTTTTTGTGGAGCGGTTCCGCAACGGATTGAGCGAGCTGCCCATGTTCGGCCTTAACGCCAAACCGGTATACCAGCTTGACCGTGCACAGGATGAATACGTTACCGGCTTATTCCGCAAAATGATGGACGAAATTGGTTCTGAATACGCTTTCAAATACGAACTGATCCGCAATTATGTTACCGAATTGTGTTACTATGCATTAAAGACCCAACCATCTGAGAATGTGTATAAACACGCCGATGCCAAATCGCGCATAACATCGGTATTTACCGAGCTGCTGGAGAGGCAGTTCCCGATAGAAACGCCGTCGCAACGCTTTGCCCTGCGGTCGGCCAATGATTTTGCGCAACGGCTATCGGTACACGTAAACCACCTTAACCGTGCCATACGCGAAACCACCGGCAAAACCACCACCGACCACATCGCCGACCGCCTGCTGAGCGAAGCCAAATCCCTCCTGCGCCACACCAATTGGAATATCTCCGAAATAGGCTACTGCCTGGGATTTGAGGAACCAACGCATTTCAACAACTTTTTTAAAAAACAAACCCAGGTTACGCCCTCCCGGTTCAGAAATGTTTGA
- a CDS encoding carboxypeptidase-like regulatory domain-containing protein translates to MRHLLILFFICTGLAAYAQKINGIVTDKATGLRISGALVTTTNATAISDMEGVFSIGVARQGDTLMVKIQGYKSFKQAVAPATTGDVIVQLEQATIQLKQVNISARRDRVKDSISNRVQFARDFNSHRPKFSDIIRPGITSGPIPMVGVAIVPSQLIALLTYKHSNAYRFKQALIRDEEGKYVDSRFSDERVAQLTGLQSDSLYHFINQYRPAAAQVRKMSDYDIFTYIKKSAAKFRKPHHDDVKEAEF, encoded by the coding sequence ATGCGGCACCTGCTTATCCTATTTTTTATTTGCACCGGCCTTGCAGCTTACGCGCAAAAAATAAACGGCATAGTAACTGATAAGGCCACCGGCCTGCGCATTAGCGGCGCGCTGGTAACCACAACAAACGCCACCGCCATTAGCGATATGGAAGGCGTGTTCAGCATTGGTGTTGCCAGGCAGGGAGATACGTTAATGGTAAAAATACAAGGCTATAAATCGTTTAAGCAGGCCGTTGCCCCTGCAACAACCGGCGATGTGATTGTACAGTTGGAGCAGGCAACCATCCAGCTTAAACAGGTAAACATTAGCGCCCGGCGCGATAGGGTGAAAGATTCTATCAGCAACCGCGTTCAGTTTGCCCGCGATTTTAACAGCCATCGACCAAAGTTTTCGGATATCATCAGGCCGGGCATAACATCGGGCCCTATACCGATGGTTGGCGTTGCCATTGTACCCAGCCAGCTGATTGCCCTGCTTACTTACAAACACAGCAATGCCTACAGGTTTAAGCAGGCACTCATCCGCGATGAAGAGGGCAAATATGTTGACAGCCGTTTTAGCGACGAGCGCGTGGCCCAGCTCACCGGCCTGCAATCCGATTCGTTATACCACTTCATTAACCAGTACCGGCCCGCCGCCGCCCAGGTACGCAAAATGAGCGACTATGATATTTTTACCTACATCAAAAAAAGTGCTGCCAAATTCAGGAAGCCCCACCATGATGATGTAAAAGAAGCAGAGTTTTAA
- a CDS encoding SDR family oxidoreductase, with protein MSNQNIWFVTGASKGLGLTLVKKLLNQGYKVAATSRNISDLESAVGVTSDAFLPLAVNIKSEESVQQAIEKTISTFGKIDVVVNNAGYGMLGGLEETTDQEARDNFDVNVFGSLNVIRKALPYLRAQQSGHIINISSIGGFVGGYPGFGIYCATKFAVNGFSEALDAEVKPFGIKVTVVEPGYFRTNFLSEGSLITPKNPIDAYQNVRDSQNLHQNQMDQQQAGDPEKAAAAMIKIANQPDAPLNLFLGADAYQLAHQKIASVQNDLETWKELTNSTGF; from the coding sequence ATGAGCAATCAAAATATATGGTTTGTAACCGGCGCCTCGAAAGGGCTGGGGCTTACCCTTGTAAAAAAACTATTAAACCAGGGCTATAAAGTAGCAGCAACATCAAGAAACATCAGCGACCTGGAAAGTGCCGTAGGCGTAACCAGCGATGCATTTTTACCACTCGCCGTTAACATCAAAAGCGAGGAGAGCGTACAGCAAGCTATCGAAAAAACGATCAGTACTTTTGGTAAAATAGATGTAGTAGTTAACAACGCCGGCTACGGTATGCTTGGCGGCCTGGAAGAAACAACCGACCAGGAGGCCCGCGACAACTTTGATGTAAATGTATTTGGATCGTTAAACGTCATTCGCAAAGCGTTGCCTTACCTGCGCGCGCAACAGTCGGGTCATATTATCAATATTTCTTCAATAGGCGGCTTTGTTGGCGGTTACCCGGGATTCGGCATTTATTGCGCCACCAAATTTGCGGTTAACGGTTTTTCTGAAGCCCTGGATGCCGAAGTAAAACCATTTGGCATCAAAGTGACTGTTGTTGAACCGGGCTATTTCCGCACCAACTTCCTTTCTGAGGGATCATTAATTACGCCTAAAAACCCGATTGATGCCTATCAGAATGTACGCGATTCGCAAAATCTGCATCAAAACCAGATGGATCAGCAACAAGCAGGCGACCCTGAAAAAGCGGCTGCCGCAATGATTAAAATTGCAAACCAACCCGACGCCCCACTCAATTTATTTTTAGGTGCCGATGCCTATCAGCTGGCCCACCAAAAAATAGCATCGGTACAAAACGATTTGGAAACATGGAAAGAATTAACAAACTCAACTGGTTTTTAA
- a CDS encoding SDR family oxidoreductase, with protein sequence MENIKNKVIVITGASSGIGAVAAQKLAALGAKVVLAARREDQLKAIVTEIGDNAIYVPTDVSKRTDLDNLIRQAINKFGHVDVLWNNAGIMPLSFFEEGLADEWDRMIDINIKGVLYGINAVLPHMLQRGQGHILATSSVAGIKTSAGMGVYSGTKFAVKAIMEALREEVTQTIKVTTIFPGATQSELGHDITSPKIRALYGDLKNMPKMDEDAIADAVIYAISQPGNVSVNELVIRPLGQTR encoded by the coding sequence ATGGAAAACATTAAAAACAAAGTTATAGTAATAACCGGCGCCAGCAGCGGAATTGGTGCTGTTGCTGCCCAAAAGCTGGCCGCCCTTGGCGCCAAAGTGGTTTTGGCCGCCCGCCGCGAAGACCAGCTAAAAGCCATAGTTACCGAAATAGGCGACAATGCCATCTATGTACCAACCGATGTAAGCAAACGCACCGATCTGGATAACCTTATCCGGCAGGCCATCAACAAGTTTGGCCATGTAGATGTTTTATGGAACAATGCCGGCATTATGCCACTATCCTTTTTTGAAGAAGGTTTGGCAGATGAGTGGGACCGGATGATCGATATCAATATTAAAGGTGTTTTATATGGCATTAATGCTGTACTGCCACATATGCTGCAGCGCGGGCAAGGCCATATCCTGGCAACCTCATCTGTGGCAGGTATCAAAACATCTGCAGGTATGGGCGTATACTCCGGAACCAAGTTCGCGGTAAAGGCAATTATGGAGGCCCTGCGTGAGGAGGTGACGCAAACCATCAAGGTAACCACTATTTTCCCGGGCGCAACACAATCCGAACTTGGGCATGATATCACCAGCCCGAAGATAAGGGCTTTATATGGCGACCTTAAAAACATGCCTAAAATGGACGAAGACGCCATAGCCGACGCGGTTATCTATGCCATCAGCCAGCCCGGCAATGTATCTGTTAACGAATTGGTGATCAGGCCCCTTGGGCAAACACGATAA
- a CDS encoding glycoside hydrolase family 30 protein has protein sequence MKKYSRYLLGILAIGFAVTQYSCSKSSTGGNDTPTTPTKPVEPVTPVTTDVNMWLTTADQAVLFKQQNISLVFNTNTSANPTINVDDSKVYQPIDGFGFALTGGSASLINSLSEANKTALLNELFKTDGTNIGISYLRITLGASDLSAAPFSYDDVSGDVALTNFSLDKEKVDLLPILKRILAINPDIKILSCPWSAPAWMKDNNSFYGGSLKSEYFDTYAKYFVKYIQAMKAEGITIDAITPQNEPLNAYNNPSMLMVSADEGKFVKNNLGPAFKAAGIATKIIVYDHNADHPEYATDIFADKAAADFVDGAAFHLYGGFINALGTVHDQYPAKNIYFTEQATFAGGNFGADLAYHVSNLIIGATRNWSRNVIEWNLASDPNQNPHTVGGCTSCLGAITVGTSVSRNVSYYIIAHASKFVRPGAVRIASDLVSNVLTVAFKNTDGTKVLVALNAGTADQPFNISYKSKMINTSLKAGAVATYIWQ, from the coding sequence ATGAAAAAATATTCGCGATACCTGCTTGGTATATTAGCCATTGGTTTTGCTGTAACTCAATATAGCTGCAGCAAATCATCAACCGGCGGCAATGATACACCCACCACACCAACCAAGCCGGTTGAGCCGGTAACCCCTGTTACAACCGACGTAAACATGTGGCTTACCACGGCAGATCAGGCTGTTTTGTTTAAGCAGCAAAATATCTCGCTGGTGTTTAATACCAACACCAGTGCCAACCCTACTATCAACGTAGATGATTCAAAAGTGTATCAGCCTATTGATGGATTTGGTTTTGCACTTACCGGGGGCAGTGCTTCGCTAATCAACTCGTTAAGCGAGGCCAATAAAACAGCGCTGTTAAATGAGCTGTTTAAAACCGATGGAACCAATATAGGTATAAGCTATTTGCGTATAACCCTTGGCGCATCTGACCTTAGCGCGGCACCTTTTAGTTATGACGATGTAAGCGGAGACGTAGCCCTTACCAATTTTAGCCTTGATAAAGAAAAGGTAGATCTTTTGCCAATCCTTAAAAGGATATTAGCCATAAACCCCGATATAAAAATACTTTCGTGCCCCTGGAGCGCCCCCGCATGGATGAAAGATAATAATAGCTTTTATGGCGGTAGCTTAAAATCCGAATATTTTGATACCTATGCCAAATACTTTGTAAAATACATTCAGGCTATGAAGGCCGAGGGTATAACCATTGATGCTATTACCCCGCAAAACGAACCGCTTAACGCCTATAATAACCCCAGCATGTTAATGGTATCGGCAGATGAGGGTAAGTTTGTAAAAAACAATTTAGGGCCTGCATTTAAAGCAGCCGGAATTGCAACCAAAATAATAGTTTATGACCACAACGCCGATCACCCGGAGTATGCAACCGATATTTTTGCAGATAAAGCAGCAGCCGATTTTGTTGATGGCGCGGCTTTTCACCTTTACGGCGGGTTCATCAACGCACTTGGAACCGTGCATGACCAATACCCTGCAAAAAATATCTACTTTACAGAACAGGCAACCTTTGCCGGCGGTAACTTTGGCGCCGATTTAGCCTACCACGTAAGCAACCTGATCATTGGTGCTACCCGCAACTGGAGCCGTAATGTTATTGAGTGGAACCTGGCCTCAGATCCTAATCAAAACCCGCATACTGTAGGCGGCTGCACTTCATGTTTAGGCGCAATTACCGTTGGCACCAGCGTATCCCGTAACGTATCCTACTATATTATTGCGCATGCCTCAAAATTTGTAAGGCCCGGAGCAGTAAGGATAGCATCCGATTTAGTAAGCAATGTGCTAACCGTAGCGTTTAAAAACACCGACGGTACCAAAGTACTGGTTGCTTTAAATGCCGGAACTGCCGACCAGCCTTTTAATATCAGTTATAAATCAAAAATGATTAACACATCGTTAAAAGCCGGAGCCGTGGCCACCTATATTTGGCAGTAA
- a CDS encoding NADP-dependent glyceraldehyde-3-phosphate dehydrogenase → MSFKDQITSIFVPESQIGFGFQTEEVHQREYLSAGEMKPWDGEVNEVYSPIGFFDADGNFTRKLIGTYPVCTEKEAFESLDAAIAAYDNGRGEWPTMSIADRIKCMERFIYKMSEQRSLVVKLLMWEIGKSYGDSAKEFDRTIEYINATIDALKDIDRQSSRFEMAEGLVAQVRRSPLGVVLCMGPFNYPLNETFTTLIPALIMGNTILFKPPKHGTLLHYPLLRAFQESFPKGVVNTIYGRGSVVTPGLMASGKVNVLAFIGSSKVANDLKKRHPKINRLRAVLSLDAKNAAIVTKNADLPLAVSECILGALSFNGQRCTAIKMIFVQKDVADEFLKLLSEAVAKLPFGLPWDKDVKLTPLPEPHKPAYLTDIVEDAIANGAKVINENGGETVASFFYPAIVYPVNEKMKLYREEQFGPVIPVVPFESIEEPIEYQIDSPHGMQVSIFSNDAKEISSLIDPFVNLVSRVNINSQCQRGPDVFPFTGRKDSAEGTLSVHDALRAFSIRSLVATKMNDVNKQIINDIVNDNESNFLSTKFIL, encoded by the coding sequence ATGAGTTTTAAAGATCAGATAACTTCGATATTTGTGCCCGAAAGCCAGATTGGCTTTGGGTTTCAGACCGAAGAAGTACACCAGCGTGAATACCTGAGCGCTGGCGAAATGAAACCATGGGATGGCGAGGTAAACGAAGTATACTCGCCGATTGGCTTTTTTGATGCCGACGGAAATTTTACCCGCAAGCTAATTGGAACCTACCCCGTTTGCACCGAAAAGGAAGCATTTGAATCATTAGATGCAGCTATTGCAGCGTATGATAATGGCCGCGGCGAGTGGCCTACCATGAGCATTGCCGACCGCATTAAATGCATGGAGCGCTTTATATACAAGATGAGCGAGCAACGCAGCCTGGTGGTAAAATTGCTGATGTGGGAGATAGGCAAATCCTACGGCGATTCGGCCAAAGAGTTTGACCGCACCATCGAGTACATTAATGCAACCATCGATGCCCTTAAAGATATCGACCGGCAGTCTTCCCGTTTCGAAATGGCCGAGGGATTAGTTGCCCAGGTTCGCCGCTCGCCGTTGGGGGTGGTGTTGTGTATGGGGCCGTTCAATTACCCTTTGAATGAAACTTTCACCACATTAATCCCGGCCCTTATTATGGGCAATACCATACTTTTTAAACCACCTAAGCACGGTACGCTATTACATTACCCATTATTGCGCGCTTTCCAGGAATCGTTCCCTAAAGGGGTAGTGAATACCATTTATGGTCGTGGCTCTGTGGTAACACCCGGATTGATGGCCTCCGGTAAAGTAAATGTGCTGGCCTTTATTGGCTCAAGCAAGGTGGCCAATGATTTAAAAAAGCGTCACCCCAAAATAAACCGCTTGCGCGCGGTATTAAGTTTAGATGCCAAAAACGCCGCTATCGTAACCAAAAATGCCGACCTCCCTTTAGCCGTAAGCGAGTGCATTTTGGGCGCATTATCGTTCAATGGCCAGCGGTGTACCGCCATAAAAATGATATTTGTTCAAAAAGATGTAGCCGATGAGTTTTTAAAACTATTGAGCGAAGCAGTTGCCAAACTGCCGTTTGGCTTACCGTGGGATAAAGATGTAAAACTTACTCCCTTGCCCGAACCACACAAGCCTGCTTACCTTACCGATATTGTTGAAGACGCTATTGCCAACGGTGCAAAAGTAATTAACGAAAACGGCGGCGAAACGGTGGCATCTTTCTTTTACCCGGCCATTGTGTACCCGGTTAACGAAAAAATGAAGCTATACCGCGAGGAGCAATTTGGCCCCGTGATCCCGGTTGTACCATTCGAGTCGATAGAAGAGCCTATTGAATACCAGATAGATTCGCCGCATGGCATGCAGGTGAGTATATTTAGTAACGATGCCAAAGAGATCTCCTCGCTGATAGATCCGTTTGTGAACCTGGTGAGCCGGGTAAATATCAATAGCCAGTGCCAGCGCGGGCCGGATGTATTCCCTTTCACCGGTCGTAAGGACAGCGCCGAGGGCACCCTTTCGGTACATGACGCATTAAGGGCCTTCTCCATCCGTTCGCTGGTGGCCACCAAAATGAACGATGTGAACAAGCAAATCATCAATGACATTGTGAACGACAACGAATCTAATTTCCTGAGCACGAAGTTTATATTGTAG